A single genomic interval of Bacteroidales bacterium harbors:
- the trpS gene encoding tryptophan--tRNA ligase: MDTVLSGIRSTGNLHLGNYFGAVKNFIKMQDENNCYFFIADYHSLTTYPTPENLHNSVKSVLAEYLATGLNPDKSAIYVQSDVREITELYLLLNMNAYVGELERTTSFKDKIRTQPNNVNAGLLTYPVLMAADILIHKSHKVPVGKDQEQNLEMAKKFAKRFNHMYKVDYFPEPQPYNFGEDLVKVPGLDGTGKMGKTAGNGIYLIDDDKVIQRKVMRAVTDSGPTKPNSSITEPIQNLFTLMSLVSTDDTTEFFKEKYASCKIRYGDMKKQLAEDIIKFVMPIREKIIDIKNDSEYLRKVAKQGAEKAIESASKTVKEVREIIGFRKF, encoded by the coding sequence TTCGGGGCGGTAAAAAACTTTATAAAAATGCAGGATGAGAATAATTGTTATTTTTTTATTGCCGATTACCATTCTCTGACAACTTATCCTACACCGGAAAATCTTCATAACAGCGTAAAATCTGTTTTAGCAGAATATTTGGCAACCGGATTAAATCCCGATAAATCTGCAATATATGTTCAAAGTGATGTTCGAGAAATAACTGAACTGTATCTCTTATTAAACATGAATGCTTATGTAGGTGAACTTGAGAGAACAACTTCTTTTAAAGACAAAATAAGAACACAGCCCAACAACGTAAATGCCGGTTTGTTGACTTATCCCGTATTAATGGCTGCCGATATATTAATTCACAAATCACATAAAGTCCCTGTAGGAAAAGACCAAGAGCAAAACTTGGAAATGGCAAAAAAGTTTGCAAAACGTTTCAACCACATGTATAAAGTTGATTATTTTCCTGAACCGCAACCCTACAATTTCGGAGAAGATTTGGTAAAAGTTCCCGGATTGGACGGAACCGGAAAAATGGGTAAAACAGCAGGCAACGGAATTTATTTAATTGATGACGACAAAGTTATTCAAAGAAAAGTGATGCGAGCCGTTACCGACAGCGGACCGACAAAACCGAACTCTTCGATTACAGAGCCGATACAGAACTTATTTACTTTAATGAGTTTAGTTTCAACAGATGATACGACAGAATTCTTCAAAGAAAAATATGCAAGTTGTAAAATTCGGTACGGAGATATGAAAAAACAACTTGCAGAAGATATTATTAAATTTGTTATGCCCATAAGAGAAAAAATTATTGATATTAAAAATGATTCCGAATATTTGAGAAAAGTTGCAAAACAAGGAGCAGAAAAAGCAATTGAAAGTGCATCAAAAACGGTTAAAGAAGTAAGGGAAATTATCGGGTTTAGGAAGTTTTAA
- the prmA gene encoding 50S ribosomal protein L11 methyltransferase yields MNNELDYTELICEINPNLQKHADVLTAHLIELGFESFMETDKGINAYIIKSAFNEQVLQGLENNFSEFKLATSHKVIKDENWNETWTENYFEPIVFGNDLVIRASFHPNFPDAKKEIIIDPKTAFGTGYHGTTYMLIEEIMKLDTKNKTVLDMGTGTGILAVLSKMQNSAYTYAVDNDPKAIINTRENIVINNTPDIEVALGDMSIIKDETFDIIYENIWKNIVIADMPKLAKALNLEGVLLTSGFYYKEFREVKNAGKKQGLTFVYAIEKDGWAVVKFKK; encoded by the coding sequence ATGAATAACGAACTTGATTATACAGAACTAATTTGCGAAATAAACCCTAATTTGCAAAAACACGCAGATGTTTTAACTGCACATCTTATCGAACTCGGCTTTGAAAGTTTTATGGAAACGGACAAGGGGATTAATGCTTATATCATAAAGTCTGCTTTTAACGAGCAAGTTTTGCAAGGGCTTGAAAATAACTTTTCAGAATTCAAACTGGCAACTTCGCATAAAGTTATTAAAGACGAAAATTGGAATGAAACATGGACAGAAAATTACTTTGAACCTATTGTTTTCGGCAATGATTTAGTTATAAGGGCATCTTTTCACCCTAATTTTCCCGATGCAAAAAAAGAAATTATTATTGACCCTAAAACCGCCTTCGGAACAGGGTATCACGGTACTACTTATATGCTGATTGAAGAAATAATGAAACTCGACACAAAAAACAAAACAGTTTTGGACATGGGAACCGGCACCGGGATTTTAGCAGTTTTAAGTAAAATGCAAAATTCGGCATATACCTATGCAGTTGACAATGACCCTAAAGCAATTATAAACACAAGAGAAAACATCGTTATAAATAATACACCCGATATTGAAGTTGCACTCGGAGATATGTCAATTATTAAAGACGAAACCTTTGACATTATTTATGAAAATATTTGGAAAAACATCGTAATTGCCGATATGCCCAAACTGGCAAAGGCTCTTAATTTAGAAGGTGTTTTGCTTACAAGCGGTTTTTATTATAAAGAATTTAGAGAAGTTAAAAATGCCGGAAAAAAACAAGGTTTAACATTTGTTTATGCAATAGAAAAAGACGGCTGGGCTGTTGTAAAATTCAAAAAATAA